From one Melioribacteraceae bacterium genomic stretch:
- the hpt gene encoding hypoxanthine phosphoribosyltransferase, protein MSENELTKDIIQVGNEKFVPFLTEAQIQKRIDELGSEISAEYKTKLPIFIGVLNGSFMFMSDLLKRIDINCEVDFFKLSSYGDEKISSGKVKLLKELNADVTDRHLIIVEDIVDSGLSIKFIEEIFRDHNPASMKVVSLLSKPESIKYDVKIDYIGFEIPNKFVIGYGLDYAQKYRNLKSIFVLSE, encoded by the coding sequence ATGTCTGAAAATGAATTAACAAAAGATATTATCCAAGTTGGGAATGAAAAATTTGTTCCATTTCTTACCGAGGCTCAAATTCAAAAACGAATTGACGAGCTTGGATCTGAAATTTCAGCCGAGTATAAAACCAAACTTCCGATTTTTATCGGTGTTCTGAACGGATCTTTTATGTTCATGTCCGATCTTCTAAAACGAATTGATATAAATTGTGAAGTAGATTTTTTCAAACTATCTAGTTACGGCGATGAAAAAATTTCCTCGGGGAAAGTTAAACTTTTAAAAGAATTAAATGCTGACGTAACTGACAGACATCTAATTATAGTTGAAGATATTGTTGATTCAGGATTGTCAATCAAATTTATCGAGGAAATTTTCCGCGATCATAACCCGGCAAGCATGAAAGTTGTTTCACTTCTTTCAAAGCCGGAAAGCATCAAATATGACGTTAAAATTGATTATATTGGGTTCGAAATTCCGAACAAATTTGTAATCGGGTATGGATTGGACTATGCCCAAAAATATCGGAACTTAAAGTCAATTTTTGTGTTAAGTGAATAA
- the ftsH gene encoding ATP-dependent zinc metalloprotease FtsH, with product MDNEIKKDNMADENKKRPNNSKNPKGKKPLGGGSNKPNGDFDWSKVIKTVFSWGAVIIAAVIFMQFMRTGSNTGTEITYDLYEKLLNDDKITELKVVKTDINDYRIEGQLTSEERILINNNYIRVQNFTVTFVEPVLQAQIQKWDDKEIKYTFVKESNEWLTVILGLLPWILIIAVWILIMRRMQAGGGGSRGIFNFGKSKAKLISESSAKVTFKDVAGADEAKQELEEIIEFLKEPSKFQRLGGKIPRGVLLLGPPGTGKTLLARAVAGEAGVPFFTISGADFVEMFVGVGASRVRDLFEQGKKNAPCIIFIDEIDAVGRHRGAGLGGGHDEREQTLNALLVEMDGFEQNSGVIIIAATNRPDVLDPALLRPGRFDRQVVVDRPDVKGREGVLKVHTRKIPLEPEVDLKVLAKGTPGLAGAELANLVNEAALLAARKNKKSVGMIDFEEAKDKVMMGTERKSMIISDEEKKTTAYHEIGHVLVARKIPEADPVHKVTIIPRGRALGVTTYLPVDEKHTYSLEYLNAMITYALGGRAAEKLVFNRYTTGAGNDIEKATKIARKMVCEWGMSEKLGPLAYGQNEEEIFLGREITRHQDYSQKTAEEIDSEVKRIILDAEQRALQILNDNLDMLHKLSKELLEREILDSEEIDKIMAGENLPPLRKEPNGEKSVDKNAEDEIPDHVQKMMNERKKRDTDSSDENNETKDDGTR from the coding sequence ATGGATAACGAAATTAAGAAAGACAATATGGCAGACGAGAATAAAAAGAGACCAAACAACTCAAAAAATCCAAAAGGTAAAAAACCTTTGGGTGGCGGTTCAAATAAACCAAATGGTGATTTCGATTGGTCGAAAGTAATTAAAACTGTTTTTAGCTGGGGCGCTGTAATTATTGCCGCAGTAATTTTTATGCAGTTTATGAGAACAGGTTCAAATACAGGTACAGAAATAACCTATGACCTCTATGAAAAATTATTAAATGATGATAAAATCACTGAATTAAAAGTGGTAAAAACCGATATAAATGATTATCGGATTGAAGGGCAACTTACTTCAGAAGAAAGAATTCTCATTAATAACAATTACATTCGTGTTCAGAATTTTACGGTTACATTTGTTGAACCTGTGCTTCAAGCTCAAATTCAAAAATGGGATGATAAAGAAATTAAATATACCTTCGTTAAAGAATCTAATGAATGGCTTACTGTAATTCTAGGACTGTTACCTTGGATATTAATCATCGCTGTTTGGATTTTGATTATGCGAAGAATGCAAGCCGGTGGAGGTGGTTCAAGGGGAATATTTAACTTCGGTAAAAGTAAAGCTAAACTTATTTCCGAATCATCCGCAAAAGTAACATTCAAAGATGTTGCCGGTGCCGATGAAGCAAAACAAGAGTTAGAAGAAATAATTGAATTTCTGAAAGAACCTTCAAAATTCCAAAGACTTGGCGGAAAAATTCCTCGTGGTGTTTTGTTATTGGGACCTCCCGGAACGGGTAAAACTTTATTAGCAAGAGCTGTTGCCGGTGAAGCAGGAGTTCCGTTCTTTACAATTTCCGGTGCGGATTTCGTAGAAATGTTTGTCGGTGTTGGTGCCAGTCGTGTTCGTGATCTTTTTGAACAAGGAAAGAAAAATGCACCATGCATAATTTTCATCGATGAAATTGATGCTGTCGGTCGGCACAGAGGTGCGGGTTTAGGCGGCGGTCATGATGAACGTGAACAAACATTAAATGCCCTCTTGGTTGAGATGGATGGTTTTGAACAAAATAGCGGTGTAATCATCATTGCTGCTACAAACAGACCTGATGTACTTGATCCGGCATTACTTCGCCCTGGTAGGTTTGACAGACAAGTTGTTGTCGATAGACCGGATGTTAAAGGAAGAGAAGGTGTGTTAAAAGTTCATACTAGAAAAATTCCTTTAGAGCCTGAAGTTGACTTAAAAGTACTTGCGAAAGGAACACCGGGCTTAGCGGGAGCTGAATTGGCAAACCTTGTTAATGAAGCCGCTCTGCTTGCCGCACGTAAGAATAAAAAAAGCGTTGGTATGATTGACTTTGAAGAAGCAAAAGACAAAGTAATGATGGGTACCGAAAGAAAAAGTATGATAATTTCGGATGAAGAAAAGAAAACAACAGCTTATCATGAAATTGGTCACGTTCTGGTCGCAAGAAAAATTCCCGAGGCAGATCCGGTTCATAAAGTAACAATCATTCCTCGGGGAAGAGCATTAGGTGTTACAACTTATTTACCGGTTGATGAGAAGCACACTTATTCGCTTGAATACTTAAATGCGATGATCACCTACGCACTTGGAGGACGAGCTGCCGAGAAATTGGTTTTCAATCGATACACAACTGGTGCCGGAAACGATATTGAAAAGGCGACCAAAATTGCTCGCAAAATGGTTTGCGAATGGGGTATGAGTGAAAAACTCGGTCCTTTGGCATATGGTCAAAATGAAGAAGAAATTTTTCTCGGAAGAGAAATTACTCGTCATCAAGACTACAGTCAAAAAACTGCGGAAGAGATTGACTCTGAAGTTAAGCGTATAATTTTAGATGCCGAACAAAGAGCGTTACAAATTCTTAATGATAATCTTGATATGCTTCATAAGTTATCTAAAGAATTACTTGAAAGAGAGATATTAGATTCTGAAGAAATAGACAAAATTATGGCTGGTGAAAATTTACCACCACTTCGCAAAGAGCCTAATGGCGAAAAATCGGTTGATAAGAATGCAGAAGATGAAATTCCTGATCATGTTCAAAAAATGATGAACGAGCGAAAGAAACGAGACACCGATTCATCTGATGAAAATAATGAAACAAAAGATGACGGCACTCGATAA
- a CDS encoding SEC59/DGK1/VTE5 family protein, producing MKQKMTALDKGSIDYKYEILRKGIHLVSLSIPVIYYFITRELALTILVPLVIFSIALDLLRYQNPSIGKVFYKLFGFLLREHEKDHEKRNLSGATYVLIAAVLTVLIFPKVITVSAFTILIISDISAALIGRRFGRIKFLSKSLEGTAAFFISACIVIILAPKVDGLQLEYIIGFIAAFVGAIAENISYGYADDNLTIPLSIGFTMWALYALFLPNMNLVLSGVPN from the coding sequence ATGAAACAAAAGATGACGGCACTCGATAAAGGTTCGATTGACTATAAATATGAGATATTAAGAAAAGGGATTCATCTTGTCTCGCTTTCAATCCCTGTTATTTATTATTTTATAACAAGGGAACTTGCATTAACTATACTGGTTCCCTTAGTTATATTCTCCATTGCGCTAGATTTACTCAGATATCAGAACCCTTCAATTGGAAAAGTATTCTATAAGCTATTCGGATTTTTACTTCGTGAACATGAAAAGGATCACGAGAAAAGAAATCTCAGCGGCGCAACATATGTTTTGATTGCAGCCGTTCTTACAGTTTTAATCTTCCCAAAAGTAATCACCGTTTCGGCTTTTACAATCCTTATTATTAGTGACATTTCCGCGGCATTGATTGGTAGACGATTCGGGAGAATCAAATTTTTATCAAAAAGTTTAGAAGGAACAGCGGCATTTTTTATAAGCGCGTGTATTGTCATTATTTTAGCTCCGAAAGTTGATGGACTTCAACTTGAATATATAATCGGCTTTATTGCGGCTTTCGTTGGAGCTATAGCTGAAAATATTTCCTATGGTTACGCCGATGATAATCTTACAATCCCGCTTTCAATTGGATTTACGATGTGGGCTCTTTATGCATTGTTCTTACCAAATATGAATCTTGTTTTAAGCGGTGTTCCTAATTGA
- a CDS encoding DUF4837 family protein: protein MKLKYFLIPAIFISALFIQSCDSKKPAVGEEDLIYVVADSSEFYELEASLLQVFGKIIYTPQPENIFELKRHSVNRLDEIKNKKNVIIIAPLNSGSYTSQYINSILDSSVTELVKNETEYVFNKYDLWARDQLVSIITAPTLEKLNSRILSDHDNLIYYFQKISDKRLFQSLYNEKYEQKEIEAKLLDKYGWIIYVQADFQLAKEDENENFVWFRRAPGTDMERWIFVHWIENASPNMLEKDSIYAVRNLLTDKFYVTSDLSSSVEIADSYISTSEVNFLGRYALMTQGLWRMKDKSMGGPFVNYTFYDEDTKRIYMLDGSIYAPKYYKKRLLQQVDVLLQSFTTKADLSQDKIDDLLSHLK, encoded by the coding sequence ATGAAACTTAAATACTTTTTAATTCCAGCAATTTTTATTTCTGCGTTATTTATTCAATCATGTGATTCAAAGAAACCTGCGGTCGGAGAAGAAGATTTGATATATGTAGTTGCCGATTCGTCAGAATTTTATGAATTAGAGGCTTCCTTGCTTCAGGTATTCGGTAAAATAATTTATACACCTCAACCGGAAAATATCTTTGAATTAAAAAGACATAGTGTTAATCGCCTAGATGAAATAAAGAACAAGAAAAATGTAATTATTATTGCTCCACTTAATTCGGGCTCATACACTTCCCAATATATTAATTCGATTTTGGATTCATCAGTTACTGAGCTTGTAAAAAATGAAACAGAGTATGTGTTTAATAAATATGATCTTTGGGCTAGGGATCAGTTAGTTAGCATTATTACTGCTCCAACTTTAGAAAAGCTAAACTCCAGAATACTTAGTGATCATGATAATTTGATTTATTATTTCCAAAAAATTTCCGATAAAAGATTATTCCAAAGCCTTTACAACGAAAAATATGAACAGAAAGAAATTGAAGCTAAATTGCTCGATAAATATGGTTGGATAATTTATGTGCAGGCAGATTTCCAATTAGCAAAAGAAGATGAAAATGAAAATTTTGTTTGGTTTAGAAGAGCACCCGGAACCGATATGGAAAGATGGATTTTTGTACATTGGATTGAGAATGCATCACCAAATATGTTGGAAAAAGATTCAATCTATGCCGTAAGAAATCTTTTAACCGATAAATTCTATGTTACATCAGACTTATCTTCTTCTGTTGAAATTGCCGATAGTTATATAAGCACCAGTGAAGTAAATTTCTTAGGCAGATACGCATTGATGACTCAAGGTTTGTGGCGAATGAAGGATAAATCAATGGGTGGACCATTTGTTAATTATACTTTTTACGATGAAGATACGAAACGGATTTATATGCTCGATGGGTCAATCTATGCACCAAAATATTACAAGAAACGTTTGCTGCAGCAAGTAGATGTTTTATTGCAATCGTTTACCACAAAGGCGGATCTATCACAAGATAAGATCGATGATTTATTAAGTCACTTGAAGTAA
- a CDS encoding DUF2723 domain-containing protein, producing MKIFSKFYAEITALVVFIIYTFTLAPTIIHLDAGELTAVQATLGIAHPTGYPLFTILGYFVSKLFLFVDTVLVLNLLVSIYCAGSVYILAKLTFLLLSNFSEKVKIGKKFQQHLIDIPIDSKGVIASVVGLMVGFSKTFWFQSTSVEVYSLHLLLISLILFFAVRAYYNIGKYDWYFVAIFLAFAFSNHMTTLLLLPGIALLFFNQNGLKKESFLKITKMIAIFVPLLVVIYSYLPIRALQEPILNWGNPIDFERIIRHITGKQYQVWIFSSTEAAKKQFEYFVNSLPIELGYIGLIISMIGIPILLKYTKILGIFFLINFFSTLFYSINYDIADIDAYFLLAFISLIIFSSALFIKFIQRLSKKFIYLFFAIPLVMVVINFNNVDQSNKYAFEDYTKSILENSTENSIVMSYLWDYFISPSYYYQFVENYRDDVVIVDKELLRRSWYFSQLSNLYPEVMANVSTQSISFLKALEPFEKDEAYDSRLLEERFRNLLTSFISNNIEERDFYITPELFLNEIKSGELTLPKGYELVPMEYTFKVAKVGADYIPINYKQSVIRFDNNLNHYEITIRNLIVNVMIYRLLYEIQFGMFENAKVIHNKIKHDFPEYNIPPAVLRELEKIR from the coding sequence GTGAAGATTTTTTCAAAATTCTATGCTGAAATTACAGCTTTAGTCGTTTTTATAATTTATACATTTACTCTTGCCCCGACAATAATTCATTTAGATGCCGGTGAATTGACTGCTGTTCAAGCAACTCTCGGGATTGCACATCCAACCGGCTATCCTCTTTTTACAATTTTAGGATACTTTGTTTCCAAGTTATTCCTTTTTGTTGATACTGTACTCGTCTTAAATCTATTGGTTTCTATTTATTGTGCCGGTTCGGTTTATATTTTAGCAAAACTTACATTTTTACTATTGAGCAACTTTTCCGAAAAAGTTAAAATTGGGAAAAAATTTCAGCAGCATTTAATTGATATTCCGATCGATTCAAAAGGAGTAATTGCTTCGGTTGTAGGATTAATGGTTGGCTTTTCAAAAACCTTTTGGTTTCAGAGTACTTCTGTCGAAGTTTATTCACTTCACTTACTTTTGATAAGTTTAATTTTATTTTTTGCAGTACGCGCTTATTATAACATAGGTAAATATGATTGGTATTTTGTTGCGATATTTTTAGCATTTGCGTTCTCTAATCACATGACCACTTTGCTCTTGTTACCTGGAATTGCATTACTCTTCTTTAATCAAAATGGATTAAAAAAAGAATCATTCTTAAAAATTACAAAGATGATTGCAATATTTGTCCCCCTACTCGTTGTCATATATTCTTACTTACCAATTCGTGCATTACAAGAACCAATCTTGAACTGGGGAAATCCAATAGATTTTGAACGAATCATACGACATATTACCGGTAAACAATATCAGGTTTGGATTTTCTCTTCGACCGAAGCAGCAAAAAAGCAATTTGAATATTTTGTCAACTCACTTCCAATAGAATTAGGCTACATAGGGTTGATTATATCGATGATCGGCATTCCGATTTTACTTAAGTATACAAAAATCCTTGGAATATTTTTTTTAATAAACTTTTTCAGCACACTTTTTTATTCTATTAATTATGATATTGCAGATATCGATGCTTACTTTTTACTTGCTTTTATTTCCTTAATAATTTTTTCATCTGCTTTATTTATAAAGTTTATACAAAGACTTAGTAAGAAATTCATTTACTTATTCTTTGCTATTCCTCTTGTTATGGTTGTAATTAACTTTAATAATGTCGATCAGAGCAATAAATATGCGTTCGAAGACTACACAAAATCTATTTTAGAAAACTCTACCGAGAATAGTATTGTGATGAGCTATTTGTGGGATTATTTTATTTCACCAAGTTATTACTACCAATTTGTTGAAAATTATCGTGATGATGTTGTAATCGTTGACAAAGAATTATTGAGACGTTCATGGTATTTTAGCCAATTAAGCAATCTCTATCCTGAAGTAATGGCTAATGTTTCGACGCAATCAATTTCGTTTTTAAAAGCATTAGAACCTTTTGAAAAGGATGAAGCTTATGATAGTCGATTGTTGGAAGAACGATTTAGAAACCTGCTTACTTCTTTTATATCAAATAATATAGAAGAGAGAGATTTTTATATAACACCGGAATTATTTTTAAATGAAATTAAAAGTGGTGAACTTACTCTGCCCAAGGGATATGAATTAGTTCCTATGGAATATACATTCAAAGTAGCAAAAGTCGGAGCGGACTATATTCCCATCAATTATAAGCAATCAGTCATTCGGTTTGACAATAATCTTAATCATTACGAAATAACCATCCGCAACTTAATTGTAAATGTAATGATCTATCGTTTGCTTTATGAAATACAATTTGGAATGTTTGAGAATGCAAAAGTTATTCACAATAAAATTAAGCATGATTTTCCGGAATACAACATTCCACCGGCAGTACTAAGAGAATTGGAAAAAATTCGTTGA
- the secA gene encoding preprotein translocase subunit SecA, producing the protein MVSGLIKKLFGDKNTRSIKEISPIVDQINQEYEKLIDLTDEQLKEKTEEFRKRIEEHVGESKKHIEELKVKLQDDELEDKNPIYDELEALEDELHEEYQTILNEILPEAFAVVKDTCRRLVGKEWMAAGNKIHWDMIPYDVQLIGGIVLHQGKIAEMATGEGKTLVATMPIYLNALSGQGVHVVTVNDYLAQRDSEWMGEVFKFHGLTVGCILNTMSPEQRKEIYKCDITYGTNNEFGFDYLRDNMAISKENCVQRGHNYAIVDEVDSVLIDEARTPLIISGPVEVDDHKFHEMKPLIERLFKKQSSLVASLVQEAEELLKNNNDKSNIEKAGIALLRAYRGYPKHKRLMKVLSDPDYKKLLQSTELEFLREKGKRMPEIDAELYFAIEEKQNTIDLSEKGREELSRGSSEGKDYFVLPDLGTEISKLENDPSLSEEDLKVKKDELYQVYSERSDRIHTINQLLKAYSLFEKDDEYVITEDGKIAIVDTFTGRVLPGRRYSDGLHQAIEAKENVKVERDTQTLATITLQNYFRLYNKLAGMTGTAETEEGEFFEIYKLEVVVIPTNKPVVREDEDDAIFRTKREKYNAVIEKIKELRDEQRPILVGTTSVEVSETISRMLKRQGVPHNVLNAKQHKRESEIVAHAGQPGAVTIATNMAGRGTDIKLGAGVRERGGLFILGTERHESRRIDRQLRGRSGRQGDPGTTKFYISLEDDLMRLFGSDRAASVMGKIGLEEGEVIQHPLITRSVERAQKKVEENNFAIRKRLLEYDNVMNQQREVIYSKRRQALEGERLKGEVFAYLEEYVEDLLNEHYENAETEAIREALLQNLLVDYKINPENYESIGKDGLKEKILEEAKSFYKRKEEMLGHELMARLERYAVLSVIDDKWKEHLREMDDLKEGIGLRAYGQKDPLIEYKSEGFKLFVQLLERLRNDTISFCFKFFPAQPDEVQQRRQKPMQRITTIKDSVTNLGMQGSGQQDEGGRRGKVQPIVRQEEKVGRNDPCPCGSGKKFKNCHGRT; encoded by the coding sequence ATGGTTTCAGGCTTGATAAAAAAGTTGTTCGGGGACAAAAATACTCGTTCAATTAAAGAAATTTCACCAATTGTTGATCAAATAAATCAAGAGTACGAAAAACTAATAGATTTAACGGATGAGCAATTAAAAGAAAAAACAGAAGAATTCCGAAAACGCATTGAAGAACACGTCGGCGAATCTAAAAAGCACATCGAAGAACTAAAAGTTAAGCTTCAAGATGACGAACTCGAGGATAAAAATCCAATCTATGACGAACTTGAAGCTCTTGAAGATGAATTGCATGAAGAATATCAAACCATTTTAAATGAAATACTTCCCGAAGCATTCGCGGTTGTAAAAGATACTTGCAGAAGATTAGTTGGTAAAGAATGGATGGCTGCCGGAAATAAAATCCATTGGGATATGATACCATATGATGTTCAACTTATTGGCGGTATTGTTCTTCATCAAGGTAAAATTGCTGAAATGGCTACCGGCGAAGGTAAAACATTAGTTGCTACAATGCCAATCTACCTAAATGCGCTAAGCGGACAAGGTGTACATGTTGTTACCGTCAACGATTATCTTGCTCAACGAGATAGTGAATGGATGGGTGAAGTTTTTAAATTTCATGGATTGACAGTTGGGTGCATACTTAACACAATGTCACCCGAGCAACGAAAAGAAATTTATAAATGTGACATCACTTACGGAACAAACAACGAATTTGGTTTCGATTATTTGCGCGATAATATGGCAATCTCAAAAGAGAATTGTGTGCAACGAGGTCATAATTACGCAATTGTTGATGAGGTTGATTCTGTTCTTATTGATGAAGCAAGAACTCCGTTAATAATTTCTGGTCCAGTCGAAGTTGATGATCATAAGTTTCATGAAATGAAACCGCTGATTGAAAGGTTATTTAAAAAACAGTCTTCACTAGTGGCGTCGTTGGTACAGGAAGCTGAAGAACTACTTAAAAATAACAATGATAAATCTAATATTGAAAAGGCGGGAATAGCATTATTAAGGGCATACCGCGGATATCCGAAACATAAGAGATTAATGAAGGTTTTATCCGATCCGGATTATAAGAAATTGTTGCAAAGTACCGAGCTTGAATTTTTGCGTGAAAAAGGAAAGCGCATGCCAGAAATTGATGCTGAACTCTATTTCGCAATTGAAGAAAAACAAAACACTATTGATCTATCGGAAAAAGGTAGGGAAGAACTTTCTCGCGGTTCATCCGAGGGTAAAGATTATTTCGTTTTACCAGATCTTGGTACCGAAATCAGTAAACTCGAAAATGATCCTTCCTTAAGCGAAGAAGATCTCAAAGTAAAGAAGGATGAACTTTATCAAGTTTATAGTGAAAGAAGTGATAGAATTCATACGATAAACCAATTGTTAAAAGCATATTCACTATTTGAGAAAGATGATGAATACGTAATTACTGAAGACGGCAAAATTGCAATTGTTGATACTTTTACCGGTCGTGTTCTACCGGGAAGAAGATATTCCGACGGTCTTCATCAAGCAATTGAAGCAAAAGAGAATGTAAAAGTTGAACGTGATACACAGACATTAGCTACTATTACTCTTCAAAACTATTTCAGACTTTACAACAAACTTGCCGGTATGACAGGAACTGCAGAAACAGAAGAAGGCGAGTTTTTCGAAATTTACAAACTGGAAGTCGTTGTAATTCCGACAAACAAACCGGTAGTTAGAGAAGATGAAGACGATGCCATCTTTAGAACCAAACGAGAGAAGTATAATGCTGTAATTGAGAAGATAAAAGAACTGCGTGATGAACAGCGTCCGATACTAGTTGGTACTACAAGTGTTGAAGTTTCTGAAACCATAAGCAGAATGTTGAAACGTCAAGGCGTTCCTCACAATGTATTGAATGCTAAACAACATAAAAGAGAATCTGAAATTGTTGCACATGCAGGTCAACCGGGCGCAGTTACAATTGCAACTAACATGGCCGGTCGAGGAACCGATATAAAGCTTGGTGCAGGTGTCAGAGAACGCGGCGGACTATTTATCCTTGGTACTGAACGTCATGAATCCCGCAGAATTGATAGACAGTTGCGAGGTCGTTCGGGAAGACAAGGCGATCCCGGTACAACTAAATTCTATATCTCGCTTGAAGATGATTTGATGAGATTATTCGGAAGTGACAGAGCCGCATCCGTTATGGGTAAAATCGGTTTGGAAGAAGGTGAAGTAATTCAACATCCGCTTATCACCAGATCGGTTGAACGTGCACAGAAAAAAGTCGAAGAAAATAATTTTGCAATTCGTAAAAGACTTCTTGAATACGATAACGTTATGAATCAACAACGTGAAGTTATTTATTCAAAACGACGTCAAGCTCTTGAGGGTGAAAGATTGAAAGGTGAAGTCTTTGCATATCTTGAAGAGTATGTTGAAGACTTGCTAAATGAACATTATGAGAACGCTGAAACCGAAGCTATAAGAGAAGCGTTACTTCAAAATCTTTTAGTCGATTATAAAATAAATCCTGAGAATTATGAATCAATCGGTAAAGATGGTCTTAAGGAAAAAATTCTTGAAGAAGCGAAGAGTTTCTATAAACGAAAAGAAGAAATGCTTGGCCACGAACTTATGGCCCGCTTAGAAAGATATGCAGTCCTATCTGTAATTGACGATAAATGGAAAGAACATCTTCGTGAAATGGATGATCTTAAAGAAGGAATTGGTCTTCGAGCTTATGGTCAGAAAGATCCTCTCATCGAATACAAATCAGAAGGTTTCAAGTTGTTTGTTCAATTGTTAGAGAGATTACGAAACGATACAATATCATTCTGCTTTAAATTTTTCCCGGCTCAACCTGATGAAGTTCAGCAAAGAAGACAAAAGCCTATGCAAAGAATAACTACTATTAAGGACAGTGTTACTAATCTTGGGATGCAAGGCAGCGGTCAGCAAGATGAAGGTGGTAGAAGGGGTAAAGTTCAACCAATTGTTAGACAAGAAGAAAAAGTCGGTCGTAACGATCCATGTCCTTGTGGGAGCGGTAAAAAATTCAAAAATTGTCATGGCAGAACTTAA
- a CDS encoding P-II family nitrogen regulator, with protein sequence MKKIEAIIRPFKLDEVKEALLEEGVRGLTISEVRGYGRQKGHKETYRGSEYQIEFVPKIKIEVVVDDPMVEKVIDAILTHAKTGQVGDGKIFIYNIEDIIRIRTDESGPEAL encoded by the coding sequence ATGAAAAAAATTGAGGCCATTATTCGTCCCTTTAAATTGGATGAAGTTAAAGAAGCTTTGCTTGAAGAAGGTGTACGTGGTTTAACTATTTCCGAAGTTCGTGGATATGGAAGGCAAAAAGGTCATAAAGAAACATATCGCGGAAGCGAATATCAGATTGAATTTGTTCCCAAAATTAAAATTGAAGTTGTTGTTGATGATCCGATGGTTGAAAAAGTGATCGATGCAATATTAACGCATGCAAAGACAGGTCAGGTCGGTGACGGTAAAATATTTATTTACAATATAGAAGACATTATAAGAATAAGAACGGACGAATCAGGTCCGGAAGCATTATAG